One window of the Rosa rugosa chromosome 3, drRosRugo1.1, whole genome shotgun sequence genome contains the following:
- the LOC133740113 gene encoding disease resistance protein RUN1-like: protein MITIHPCGFGRMLAGFSVRSACVKNPMGRALTLTPPRLGEVTLPATFFLSKKKNQYHPKFFQFSLLTHPQSNTMDLSKPQFGASSSSSSSSTHSFTNDVFLSFRGPDTRNNFIGHLYSKLVDKGIKTFIDNDLTRGEDITEELLKVIEGSRISIVVFSAGYASSKCCLDELVKIIQCKESNGQIVYPIFYKVDPADIRYQKGQIGKGIAHLSKRKDNLEKVGSWEAALTEVSTLFGWHISEGGHEANIIDEIVEKISTEIMKCTALNVATHPVGIKSRVEDILKLLSVGQDNPHMVGIWGIGGIGKSTLAKAVYNSISHEFEHSCFLSIVRGASFSDGSLVQLQNDFLSKIIERNPPKVTNVDAGITVLKQKLSQKRVLLVLDNVNHLDQLRALAGGCDWFGPSSRIIITTRDTNLLNAHRVDFDSIYEVKELNHQDASKLFNLNAFKRDICPDDFFEVATEVIHYAKGIPLVLEVLGSDLCSKKNKDEWKAAVEYYNKYPNQEIQQALKRSYEALEDQMKEVFLHIACFFKGHKQGYVINVLQSCDINPMYSLKVLVEKALIKIEKDNKIWMHDLLEVMGKEIVRQESPDDKGQCSRLWLNEDVRYVLEENTGTEKIKGIMVRCDYSQPIMLNAESFKNLKNLQIFIVDDDGDGDDDVGSKIYTTLPELLKSTVEILCGDSVDYLPNQLRVLGWMRCSLRSLPTNFNPTKLGILHMGGPCTTPLVNEGLKNLRYLKSIKLRGCDGLTRIPDLSGLTSLKYLKLSECKDLVEVHPSVGRLDKLVYLGIRYCKKLQMFQERINLKSLETLDLSDCPLEFFPEIEGDMKSLNRMDLSFTDIKELPCLVGNLTGLKSLSLSWCKNLTNVPSSIFYELQRLERLDLGYCSKLVTFPTKSESLPPPVFSTDLTRLQVKLYKCYRLEEISEFPREIDSLDVWGSGSLERISKLSKILEGKDSKMFRQLDLADCQRLCDNLARRVVTKELMGEADKLAALLTLFFSCPKSEEFKVRFPARAPLPNWLTCRRDVNSEEHEFCIELPQNSNWDKKGLALCIQSNSDDLTRCVYINGIEFDEKRMFGPEVWVHYIPLVTVIRRLSECGMPPPDRFRVMFRLKMNYFKRQMIPREMPSGESWGVHLIEDLEAEGR, encoded by the exons ATGATTACCATCCACCCATGTGGGTTTGGCCGAATGTTAGCAGGCTTCTCAGTGAGGTCCGCATGTGTGAAGAACCCCATGGGGAGAGCTTTAACCTTAACCCCTCCCCGGCTCGGAGAGGTGACACTCCCTGCCACCTTTtttctatccaaaaaaaaaaaccaataccATCCTAAATTCTTTCAATTCAGCCTCCTCACTCATCCTCAATCAAACACCATGGATCTGAGCAAACCTCAATTCGgagcctcttcctcttcctcttcttcttccacccaTTCGTTCACAAACGATGTCTTTCTGAGCTTCAGAGGTCCGGATACGCGCAACAATTTCATAGGCCATTTGTACAGCAAGTTGGTTGACAAGGGAATTAAGACCTTCATAGATAATGACCTTACAAGAGGAGAAGATATAACAGAGGAGCTTCTCAAAGTAATTGAAGGATCAAGGATTTCCATTGTTGTATTTTCTGCCGGCTATGCATCTTCGAAGTGCTGCTTGGATGAACTTGTCAAGATCATTCAATGTAAAGAATCCAATGGCCAAATCGTTTACCCAATTTTCTACAAGGTAGATCCGGCGGATATACGATACCAGAAGGGCCAGATTGGTAAGGGAATTGCTCACCTTAGCAAACGCAAGGATAACTTAGAGAAGGTGGGGAGTTGGGAGGCAGCTCTTACAGAAGTATCAACTTTGTTTGGGTGGCACATCTCAGAAGGAGG GCATGAAGCGAATATCATTGATGAAATTGTTGAAAAGATATCAACCGAAATAATGAAATGCACCGCTTTAAATGTGGCAACACATCCTGTTGGAATAAAATCTCGTGTAGAAGACATACTTAAGCTCTTAAGTGTAGGGCAAGACAATCCTCACATGGTAGGGATATGGGGAATTGGCGGAATAGGAAAGTCAACACTTGCAAAAGCTGTTTACAATTCAATTAGCCATGAGTTTGAACATAGCTGTTTCTTGAGTATTGTTAGAGGAGCATCATTTTCAGATGGAAGTCTTGTCCAGCTACAAAACGATTTTCTTTCTAAGATTATAGAGAGGAATCCACCTAAGGTGACCAATGTTGATGCAGGAATCACTGTGTTGAAGCAAAAACTAAGCCAGAAAAGGGTTCTCTTAGTTCTTGATAATGTGAACCACTTGGATCAGTTAAGAGCACTTGCTGGAGGGTGTGATTGGTTTGGTCCAAGTAGTAGAATTATCATAACAACAAGAGATACAAATTTGCTAAATGCTCATAGAGTCGATTTCGATTCAATATATGAGGTCAAGGAATTAAATCACCAAGATGCTTCAAAGCTCTTCAATTTAAATGCCTTCAAAAGAGATATATGTCCGGATGACTTCTTTGAAGTTGCAACTGAGGTAATACATTATGCTAAAGGGATTCCATTAGTTTTGGAAGTTTTGGGGTCAGATCTATGTAGTAAAAAGAATAAGGATGAGTGGAAAGCTGCAGTAGAGTATTACAACAAATATCCTAACCAAGAGATTCAACAAGCTCTCAAAAGAAGTTACGAGGCATTGGAGGATCAGATGAAAGAAGTTTTTCTTcatattgcatgtttctttaaaGGTCACAAACAAGGGTATGTGATAAATGTCCTACAAAGCTGTGACATCAATCCTATGTATAGTCTCAAAGTCCTCGTAGAAAAGGCCTTAATAAAAATTGAGAAAGACAATAAGATTTGGATGCATGACCTTCTAGAAGTCATGGGAAAAGAAATTGTTCGACAAGAGTCTCCTGATGACAAAGGACAATGCAGTAGACTGTGGCTAAATGAGGATGTTCGCTACGTCCTTGAGGAAAACACT GGAACAGAGAAAATTAAAGGCATCATGGTAAGATGTGACTATTCACAACCGATAATGTTGAACGCTGAAAGCTTCAAAAACTTGaaaaatcttcaaatttttatagtcgatgatgatggtgatggtgatgatgatgttgGTTCGAAGATTTACACAACTCTTCCTGAACTTCTTAAAAGCACTGTTGAGATACTTTGTGGAGATAGCGTGGATTATCTACCCAACCAGTTGAGGGTCCTCGGCTGGATGCGTTGTTCATTACGATCGTTGCCAACGAATTTTAATCCAACCAAACTTGGTATATTGCACATGGGTGGGCCGTGCACGACTCCACTAGTGAACGAGGGATTGAAG AATCTGCGATAtttgaaatcaatcaaattgcGTGGCTGTGATGGTCTAACCAGAATTCCGGACTTGTCTGGATTAACAAGCTTAAAGTATTTGAAGTTGTCTGAATGTAAAGATTTAGTTGAAGTTCATCCTTCGGTTGGCCGTCTCGATAAGCTCGTCTATTTGGGAATCAGATATTGTAAAAAGCTGCAGATGTTTCAAGAGAGGATCAACTTGAAATCTTTGGAAACTCTGGATCTCTCTGATTGCCCGCTTGAGTTCTTCCCTGAAATTGAGGGAGACATGAAGTCTTTGAATCGCATGGATCTAAGTTTCACTGACATCAAAGAGTTACCTTGCTTAGTTGGAAATCTCACTGGCCTTAAATCCTTGTCTCTAAGTTGGTGTAAAAATCTTACAAATGTACCATCGAGCATTTTCTATGAATTGCAACGTCTGGAGAGGCTTGATCTAGGGTACTGCTCTAAGCTTGTTACATTTCCAACAAAGTCGGAATCACTTCCTCCACCGGTCTTTTCAACTGACCTGACGAGATTACAAGTTAAACTGTACAAATGCTACAGGCTTGAAGAAATTTCAGAATTCCCACGAGAAATAGATTCCTTGGATGTGTGGGGTAGTGGGTCATTGGAAAGAATTTCAAAGTTGTCAAAAATTTTGGAGGGTAAAGATTCAAAAATGTTCCGTCAGTTGGACTTGGCTGACTGCCAGAGACTCTGCGACAATCTGGCTCGCAGAGTGGTAACCAAAGAATTGATGGGAGAGGCAGACAAATTGGCGGCTCTGTTGactctttttttctcttgtcCGAAATCTGAAGAATTCAAAGTAAGATTTCCTGCACGTGCTCCGCTTCCAAACTGGCTCACCTGCCGTCGGGATGTGAATAGTGAAGAGCATGAGTTTTGCATTGAACTTCCTCAAAACTCCAATTGGGACAAGAAAGGGTTGGCTCTCTGTATTCAATCGAATTCTGATGACCTCACTCGTTGTGTTTACATCAATGGAATAGAGTTTGATGAGAAACGCATGTTTGGGCCTGAAGTGTGGGTGCATTATATTCCATTGGTTACAGTAATAAGGAGGTTGAGTGAGTGTGGGATGCCGCCACCAGATCGGTTTCGAGTTATGTTTCGTCTTAAAATGAATTATTTTAAAAGACAAATGATCCCAAGAGAAATGCCTTCTGGGGAAAGCTGGGGAGTCCACCTGATCGAAGATTTGGAAGCAGAAGGCCGATGA
- the LOC133740121 gene encoding LOW QUALITY PROTEIN: pentatricopeptide repeat-containing protein At2g15630, mitochondrial-like (The sequence of the model RefSeq protein was modified relative to this genomic sequence to represent the inferred CDS: inserted 1 base in 1 codon; deleted 1 base in 1 codon): MPRHRHSRRHAPVRDVFDSLVRARVRLSAQSGVVLDLLVRACCEMKRADDAFECFKLMTSGNVMPRTKTCNELLSLLSKLNRTERAWVLYADVFRLKIKSSVCTFNIMINVLCKEGKLNKAKEFLGFMEILGFXLRGRVGGAQMIFGAMKGRGVQPDSYTYGLLISGMCKERRLDEASGLFDKMLEIGLFPSAVTYNTLIDGYCNKGDLDRAFGYRDEMVKKGIMPTVSTYNLLIHELFMEGRIVSEADCMVREMEEKGMVPDAISFNILINGYCRSGNAKKAFILHDEMLSKGIEPTKETYTSLIYVLSKRKRMNEADDLFEKIMCKGVLPDLVMFNALIDGHCANGNMERAFSLLREMDKMKVHPDEVTYNTLMQGRCRAGKVEEAQELLDEMKRRGIKPDYSSYSTLVSEHSKRGDMNDAFKVRDEMLSIGFNPTLLTYNALIKGLCKNQEGNLAQELLKEVVNRGITPDDSTYYSLIEGIENVEEFLRKGVS, encoded by the exons ATGCCTCGCCATCGCCATTCTCGCCGCCATGCTCCGGTTCGAGACGTTTTTGACTCGCTGGTTCGTGCCCGAGTGCGCTTGAGTGCCCAAAGCGGCGTCGTTTTGGACTTGCTGGTAAGGGCTTGCTGTGAGATGAAGAGGGCTGATGACGCTTTTGAGTGCTTTAAATTGATGACGAGTGGAAATGTGATGCCTAGGACTAAGACTTGTAATGAATTGTTGAGTTTGCTTTCGAAATTGAATCGAACCGAGAGGGCTTGGGTTTTGTATGCTGACGTGTTTAGGTTGAAGATCAAGTCCAGTGTTTGTACTTTTAACATCATGATTAATGTGTTGTGCAAAGAAGGCAAGTTGAACAAGGCAAAGGAGTTTCTTGGGTTTATGGagattttaggtt gtttgAGAGGCAGAGTTGGAGGGGCTCAGATGATTTTTGGTGCTATGAAAGGGAGAGGAGTTCAGCCGGATTCTTACACATATGGATTGCTTATTAGTGGGATGTGTAAGGAGAGAAGGCTTGATGAAGCGTCTGGTCTTTTTGATAAAATGCTGGAAATTGGGCTGTTTCCGAGTGCTGTTACTTATAATACCCTGattgatggttattgcaataaGGGTGATCTGGATAGGGCCTTCGGTTATAGAGATGAGATGGTGAAGAAGGGTATAATGCCGACGGTGTCAACTTACAATTTGTTGATTCATGAATTGTTTATGGAAGGTAGGATA GTGAGTGAAGCTGATTGTATGGTTAGAGAAATGGAAGAGAAGGGAATGGTTCCTGATGCCATTTCGTTTAATATCCTGATTAATGGCTATTGCAGGTCTGGGAATGCAAAGAAAGCGTTTATCCTTCACGATGAAATGTTGAGCAAAGGGATAGAGCCCACTAAGGAAACTTATACATCACTTATTTATGTTTTGAGTAAAAGGAAGAGAATGAATGAGGCAGATGACTTGTTTGAGAAGATAATGTGTAAGGGTGTTCTTCCGGATCTTGTGATGTTCAATGCTTTAATTGATGGTCATTGTGCTAATGGGAATATGGAGCGTGCATTTTCGCTTTTGAGGGAGATGGATAAAATGAAGGTTCATCCAGATGAAGTGACTTACAATACCCTAATGCAAGGGCGCTGCAGGGCAGGGAAAGTTGAGGAAGCTCAGGAACTTCTGGATGAGATGAAGAGAAGGGGAATTAAGCCTGATTACAGTAGTTACAGCACCCTCGTTAGTGAACATAGTAAACGAGGTGATATGAATGATGCCTTCAAAGTTCGAGATGAGATGTTGAGTATAGGTTTCAATCCTACACTTCTAACGTACAATGCTCTTATAAAAGGTCTATGCAAAAACCAAGAAGGTAATCTTGCTCAAGAGCTCCTTAAAGAAGTGGTGAACAGAGGGATTACTCCCGATGACAGCACATATTACTCTCTGATTGAGGGAATTGAGAATGTTGAGGAATTTCTCAGAAAGGGCGTTTCATGA